The Akkermansia muciniphila genome contains a region encoding:
- a CDS encoding class I SAM-dependent rRNA methyltransferase, with amino-acid sequence MNDFRNPRDARDSRPRPSYRDRRSQQGPRPRTAPRKASFVNKSPEGSEQWLTPWVELKYFTYNPAVFPRMLGSVSGEIAPGSLVHVYDKNGELFGAGFWNEASRTPLRVVYHGKDAFTERDLDAALERAVKLRRDILRLDETTNAYRVLHGDSDGLGGLVVDRYADVLSLEVSTLAVWQRLDRWLPLLHRLCGTKRHVVQVDESIARMEGIRAEDAPESPAPVRMVKIVENGITYEVDFAQGHKTGFFCDQRDNRLKFASLVKGATVLDLCCYSGGFSIAAKMLGGAAEVTGVDLDEKAIAMAKRNGNINQQRIDFVHADAFVYARQMVRNGRLFDAVLLDPPKFIIGREGYEEGIKKYHDLNMLGLQCVRPGGLFVTCSCSGLLSPAEFEQTVIKAAQRQGRKLQIMAMTGPGWDHPFLSTYPEGRYLKVLWAIAL; translated from the coding sequence ATGAATGATTTCCGCAATCCCCGTGACGCCCGTGATTCCCGCCCCAGGCCCTCCTACCGGGACCGGCGTTCCCAGCAGGGGCCGCGCCCGCGCACGGCCCCCAGGAAGGCCTCTTTTGTCAACAAATCACCGGAAGGCAGTGAACAATGGCTCACGCCGTGGGTGGAACTGAAGTACTTCACGTACAATCCGGCCGTATTCCCCCGCATGCTCGGCTCCGTGAGCGGGGAAATAGCTCCGGGAAGCCTGGTGCACGTCTATGACAAGAACGGGGAACTCTTCGGCGCCGGCTTCTGGAATGAAGCCAGCCGAACGCCCCTGCGCGTGGTATACCACGGGAAGGACGCCTTTACGGAACGGGACCTGGACGCCGCCCTGGAACGCGCCGTGAAGCTGCGCAGGGACATTCTGCGCCTGGATGAAACCACTAACGCGTACCGCGTGCTGCACGGTGACTCCGACGGCCTGGGCGGCCTGGTGGTGGACCGTTATGCGGACGTGCTGAGCCTGGAGGTGAGCACGCTGGCCGTCTGGCAGCGTCTGGACCGCTGGCTGCCCCTGCTGCACCGCCTGTGCGGCACCAAACGCCACGTGGTGCAGGTGGACGAGAGCATTGCCCGCATGGAAGGCATCCGCGCGGAGGACGCCCCGGAATCCCCGGCTCCCGTCCGGATGGTGAAGATTGTGGAAAACGGCATCACTTATGAAGTGGACTTCGCCCAGGGGCACAAGACGGGCTTCTTCTGTGACCAGCGGGACAACCGCCTCAAATTCGCCTCCCTGGTGAAGGGGGCCACGGTGCTGGACCTGTGCTGCTACAGCGGCGGCTTTTCCATTGCCGCCAAGATGCTGGGAGGCGCCGCGGAAGTCACGGGCGTGGACCTGGATGAAAAGGCCATCGCCATGGCCAAGAGGAATGGAAACATCAACCAGCAGCGCATTGACTTCGTGCATGCGGACGCATTTGTCTACGCGCGCCAGATGGTGCGCAACGGACGCCTGTTTGACGCCGTGCTGCTGGACCCGCCCAAATTCATCATCGGCCGGGAGGGATACGAGGAAGGCATCAAAAAGTACCATGACCTCAACATGCTGGGCTTGCAGTGCGTGCGGCCCGGCGGCCTGTTCGTCACCTGTTCCTGCTCCGGGCTGCTTTCCCCCGCGGAATTTGAACAGACCGTCATCAAGGCCGCCCAGCGGCAGGGGCGCAAGCTCCAGATCATGGCCATGACCGGCCCCGGCTGGGACCACCCCTTCCTGAGCACTTATCCGGAAGGCCGCTACCTGAAGGTGCTGTGGGCCATTGCCCTGTAG
- a CDS encoding sugar nucleotide-binding protein, whose amino-acid sequence MYRTLVFGAGGRVGSRLAAHLEKEGMEVVRCGRNACDLKDLKVLKNVLLSSGATHVVNCAAVSGLEACLDDPETAHRVNAMAPEMMARICRLEGMRFIHLSTDYVLDGRRGGLKTEAEKCRPVNVYGESKLEAELRVREEMPEALVARVSWVFGNPERPSFPEMVLRKALNGEPLSAVADKWSMPAWVEDLCGWLRFLMYESDASGVLHLCQSGEPVSWHGYAVKTLESAARHGLLPSLPPVAEQKLDEQAGFRDARPRHTAMSCERLASLMKKPVRTYEEAIDLAVARYASDPTFLSRIS is encoded by the coding sequence ATGTACAGGACATTGGTGTTTGGGGCGGGCGGACGGGTGGGGAGCCGCCTGGCGGCGCATCTGGAAAAAGAAGGCATGGAAGTGGTGAGGTGCGGCCGGAACGCCTGTGATTTAAAGGATTTAAAAGTCCTGAAAAACGTGCTGCTTTCCTCGGGCGCCACCCATGTGGTGAACTGCGCCGCCGTGAGCGGCCTGGAGGCCTGCCTGGATGATCCGGAGACGGCGCACCGCGTGAACGCCATGGCTCCGGAGATGATGGCCCGCATCTGCCGCCTGGAGGGCATGCGCTTCATCCATCTGAGCACGGACTACGTGCTGGACGGCAGGAGGGGAGGCCTGAAAACGGAGGCGGAAAAGTGCCGCCCCGTGAATGTGTACGGAGAATCCAAGCTGGAGGCGGAACTCCGCGTGCGGGAGGAGATGCCGGAGGCGCTGGTTGCCCGCGTTTCCTGGGTGTTCGGCAATCCGGAGCGCCCCTCCTTTCCGGAGATGGTGCTGCGCAAGGCGCTGAACGGAGAACCGCTCTCCGCCGTGGCGGACAAATGGTCCATGCCCGCCTGGGTGGAGGACCTGTGCGGCTGGCTGCGCTTCCTGATGTATGAAAGCGATGCGTCCGGCGTGCTGCACCTGTGCCAGTCCGGGGAGCCGGTTTCCTGGCACGGATATGCCGTGAAGACGCTGGAAAGCGCGGCAAGGCATGGCCTTCTGCCTTCTTTGCCGCCCGTGGCGGAACAAAAGCTCGACGAACAGGCCGGTTTCAGGGATGCTCGGCCCCGGCATACCGCCATGTCCTGCGAACGGCTCGCTTCCCTGATGAAGAAGCCAGTGAGGACGTATGAAGAGGCCATTGACCTGGCCGTGGCTCGCTATGCCTCAGATCCAACATTTCTCTCCCGAATCTCATGA
- a CDS encoding enolase C-terminal domain-like protein → MKVVFYHEYSLTACGPLNARAAEVCRKGALIKTDEGGYGCIHPWPELGDATLQEELDALRKGSPLPLGVRAVECARTDGEARAKGISLFDGLHIPASHATLPSCVSPATIRIMESKGFKAGKIKASPNLAAALERLTMLASMVPAWRWRLDFNGCLNENDSLKFWKSLPHHLKTRIDFIEDPCPFSIQSWERLVDAGMPLALDMGSDSEHQPAISSDLPIIRIVKPAREAIPAYLYEAPVFTTVMDHPVGQLWAVYQAADYYRNALPTEIPLCGLCTHLLFEPDPFIDQMGGMNPQVAVPAGTGLGFDGMLEALPWKKL, encoded by the coding sequence ATGAAAGTTGTGTTTTACCATGAATATTCTTTAACGGCCTGCGGTCCGCTGAACGCCAGAGCCGCGGAAGTTTGCAGGAAGGGAGCCCTCATTAAAACGGATGAAGGCGGGTACGGCTGCATCCATCCCTGGCCGGAGCTGGGGGACGCCACGCTGCAGGAGGAACTGGACGCGCTCAGGAAGGGAAGCCCCCTGCCGCTGGGCGTCCGCGCCGTGGAGTGCGCCCGGACGGACGGAGAGGCGCGCGCGAAGGGAATCAGCCTGTTTGACGGCCTCCACATCCCCGCCAGCCATGCCACGCTGCCCTCCTGCGTCAGCCCCGCCACCATCCGCATCATGGAATCCAAGGGGTTCAAGGCAGGAAAAATCAAGGCCAGCCCCAACCTGGCGGCCGCCCTGGAACGGCTGACCATGCTGGCCTCCATGGTCCCCGCCTGGCGCTGGCGGCTGGATTTCAACGGCTGCCTGAATGAAAACGATTCCCTGAAGTTCTGGAAATCCCTGCCCCACCACCTGAAAACCCGGATAGACTTCATTGAAGATCCGTGCCCCTTCTCCATCCAGAGCTGGGAACGGCTGGTGGACGCCGGAATGCCGCTGGCCCTGGATATGGGTTCGGACTCGGAGCACCAGCCGGCCATCTCCTCGGACCTGCCCATCATCCGCATCGTCAAGCCCGCGCGGGAAGCCATCCCCGCATATCTTTACGAAGCCCCCGTCTTCACCACCGTCATGGACCACCCCGTGGGGCAGCTCTGGGCCGTTTACCAAGCGGCGGATTATTATCGCAACGCCCTGCCCACGGAAATTCCTCTCTGCGGCCTCTGCACGCACCTTCTGTTTGAACCGGACCCCTTCATTGACCAGATGGGCGGCATGAATCCGCAGGTGGCCGTACCCGCCGGAACGGGCCTGGGCTTTGACGGGATGCTGGAGGCCCTGCCCTGGAAAAAACTTTAA